One genomic window of Cellulophaga sp. Hel_I_12 includes the following:
- a CDS encoding type 1 glutamine amidotransferase, giving the protein MNTQGLRIAVLDMNAGHANEGMRCIKLLVENFLAQDTTTGSYAIFDVRVKNEIPNVDAYDIFISSGGPGSPLIAGAAWEPLFFGLLDDILNYNLSHYKKKHAFLICHSFQLACLHWDLAKVTKRRSTSFGVLPMSRTKSGEQEPVLMGLGDPFYAVDSRDYQVIGPKDWKLDSLDGRVLCIEKSRPHIPLERAVMAIRFTKEIFGTQFHPEADAEGMLRHFQKEEKRAQIIKKFGKKKYLEMINFLDDETKIAKTNAIIIPNFLQQAAIAIKESLLLTV; this is encoded by the coding sequence ATGAATACTCAAGGTTTAAGAATAGCAGTTTTAGATATGAATGCGGGGCATGCTAACGAAGGTATGCGCTGTATAAAATTGTTGGTGGAGAACTTTTTAGCACAAGATACTACTACAGGCAGTTATGCTATTTTTGATGTTCGTGTTAAAAATGAAATTCCTAATGTGGACGCCTATGATATTTTTATTTCGTCAGGTGGGCCAGGTTCTCCCTTAATCGCAGGAGCAGCATGGGAGCCTTTGTTTTTTGGTTTGTTAGATGATATTTTAAATTACAACCTTAGCCACTATAAAAAGAAACACGCCTTTTTAATCTGTCATTCATTTCAATTGGCGTGCCTGCATTGGGATTTGGCTAAAGTAACAAAAAGACGTTCAACCTCGTTTGGTGTTTTACCGATGTCGAGAACCAAAAGTGGAGAACAAGAACCCGTATTAATGGGTCTTGGTGATCCTTTTTATGCTGTTGACTCTCGAGATTATCAGGTTATTGGCCCTAAAGACTGGAAACTAGACAGTTTAGATGGCCGCGTACTTTGTATAGAAAAATCAAGACCCCATATCCCTTTAGAACGTGCGGTTATGGCAATTAGGTTCACTAAAGAAATATTTGGCACTCAATTTCATCCCGAAGCTGATGCGGAAGGCATGTTAAGGCACTTTCAAAAAGAAGAGAAAAGAGCCCAAATCATAAAAAAATTTGGAAAAAAGAAGTATTTAGAAATGATCAACTTTTTAGATGATGAAACTAAAATAGCAAAAACGAACGCTATAATTATTCCTAATTTTCTACAACAAGCTGCTATTGCCATCAAAGAATCATTACTATTAACTGTATGA
- a CDS encoding carboxylate-amine ligase, with translation MHKFTIGIEEEFQILEGDSLKLRSQMSKILEGGKIFLKERIKEEMHQSVVEMGTNICENITEARDEISYLRQQIIELAAKEDLKVAAAGTHPFSHWSEQLITPDPRYDQLIAEMKDVARSNLIFGMHVHVCIPSREEGLQIMNIARYFLPHLYALSTNSPFWEGRETGFKSFRSKVFDKFPRTGIPPYFASVAEYDKFVEVLVKTNCIDNGKKIWWDIRLHPVYPTVEFRICDMMMTVDEVTCVAAIMQCIIAKLSKLHQKNQSFRSYRRILINENKWRAARWGIEAKLIDFGKEEEVPYETLINELLEFIDDVVDELGCRNEVNFVYQMLQQGSGADRQLRIFEKTKDLKQVMKYVVEETKKGL, from the coding sequence ATGCATAAATTTACAATTGGGATTGAAGAAGAATTCCAAATTTTAGAAGGAGACTCTCTAAAGCTTCGCTCTCAAATGTCGAAAATTTTAGAAGGTGGTAAAATTTTTTTAAAAGAACGTATTAAAGAAGAAATGCATCAGTCTGTGGTCGAAATGGGCACGAATATCTGTGAAAATATCACTGAAGCACGTGATGAAATTTCGTACTTAAGACAACAAATTATTGAACTAGCCGCGAAAGAAGATTTAAAAGTTGCAGCGGCAGGGACTCATCCTTTTTCCCATTGGAGCGAGCAATTAATAACGCCAGATCCGCGTTACGATCAACTAATTGCCGAAATGAAGGATGTGGCAAGATCAAATCTAATTTTTGGAATGCACGTACATGTGTGTATTCCCAGTCGAGAAGAGGGCTTACAAATTATGAATATTGCGCGGTATTTTTTACCTCATTTGTATGCACTTTCTACTAATTCTCCTTTTTGGGAAGGTCGAGAAACTGGGTTTAAGTCATTTCGTTCTAAAGTTTTTGATAAATTCCCTAGAACGGGGATTCCCCCTTATTTTGCAAGTGTTGCTGAATATGATAAGTTTGTTGAGGTGCTTGTAAAAACAAATTGTATCGACAATGGCAAAAAAATATGGTGGGACATTCGCTTACATCCCGTTTATCCAACGGTAGAATTTAGAATCTGTGACATGATGATGACGGTTGATGAGGTAACCTGTGTTGCAGCAATAATGCAATGTATTATTGCCAAATTAAGCAAACTACATCAAAAAAACCAAAGCTTTAGATCCTATCGAAGAATTTTAATTAATGAAAATAAATGGAGGGCCGCTAGGTGGGGCATTGAAGCCAAACTTATCGATTTTGGAAAAGAAGAAGAGGTGCCTTATGAAACTTTAATTAATGAGCTTCTAGAATTTATTGATGATGTTGTAGACGAATTGGGATGCAGAAACGAGGTTAACTTTGTTTACCAAATGCTACAACAAGGTTCAGGCGCAGATCGTCAATTAAGAATATTTGAAAAGACAAAAGATCTAAAACAAGTAATGAAATACGTGGTAGAAGAAACAAAAAAGGGATTGTAA